In Desulfomonile tiedjei, the DNA window GCTCCGGGGCCGCTTACGGCTATTATGCAGACAATCCCGAGTGGTTGGACGAACAGGATACGCTTCGGGGCAACGTCGAGTTTGCTTATTCGGATCACAAACGGCAGGTCGAAGAGATGCTCGCGACGTGTCGTCAGGAACACCCCGAGCTTGAGCAACTGATATTTCGACCGGGGACCGTGCTGGGGAGGACCACGTCCAATCAAATTACGGCCTTGTTCGAGAAGTGGTACGTTCTGGGCCTGCGATCCGCGCCTACACCTTTTGTTTTCATATGGGATGAAGACGTAGTAGGGGCGATAATTAAAGGAATACATGATAACAAGAGCGGCATTTACAACATGGCGGGCGACGGCGTACTCACAATGAAAGAAATCGCCACAATCATGGGCAAGCCGTACATACCGATCCCGATTTGTGTGATCACGCCTGCTCTGTGGTTGCTCAAACGCCTTGGATTGACCCAGTACGGCCCTGAGCAGGTGAACTTCCTCCGATATCGCCCTGTTCTGAGCAACAGGAGACTTAAGGGGGAGTTCGGATACACACCGCGAAAGACCACCCGAGAGGTCTTCGACTATTACCTCGAGGCCAGGCAAAGTGGGCGCCGGTAGGGATTTTAGAGGCAAGATAGTGGTGATAACCGGCGCGGCCGGCGGTATGGGCGCTGCGTTCGCACATCGCTTCGGCGAAGCGGGCGCGAAGCTCGGACTGCTGGATTTGAGCGTTGAAGGCATTGAATCCCTTGCCGCAGACCTTCGGGGCCGCGGCATCGAAAACCTTGCAGTTGCGTGCGATGTGACCGCCGCGGAAGAGTGCCAGGCCGCAATTACCAGCGTGATTAAGTGCTTTGGAGGAATCGACGTCCTGATCAACAACGCGGGGATAACTCACCGGAGCGCGTTCAGAGACACAAAGCTAGGCGTGTTCCAAAGAGTTATGGGTGTGAACTTCTTCGGTTCCCTTTACTGCACAAAAGCGGCTTTGGAAAGTCTCATCGAACGCAATGGCCTGATCATAGCAGTCAGTTCCGTTGCGGGGTTTTCACCGCTTTACGGACGCTCGGGTTACGCGGCGAGCAAGCACGCTCTTCACGGCCTGTTCGACTCCTTGAGAACAGAGTTGAGTCCCTTGGGCGTAGACGTAATGATCGTGTGCCCCGGCTTCACCGCAACGGGGATATCGGCTAGCGCTCTCGGCGGTGATGGTGAAATTACGCTCCATCCCCAATCCACGTTGGGGCGCATCGCGAGGCCGGCAGATGTAGCCGACGCGGTCTTCCGGGCCGCGGTGAGCGGCAAGCGCTTGTTGGTTCTCTCGGCTGTGGGACGCCTCACCCGGCTGGTTAACAAGATGTTTCCGGGACTGTACGAGCGGCTCATGGCTCGGTCGCTCTCATCGGAGTTGGAAAGATGAAGTGTAACCAATCAGCGGGATCGCGGTCGTTGCCTGTACTGATTCGAGGCGAGGTGTATTTGTTGTAGGGGCGACACACGTGTCGCCCGTGGGCGAGGC includes these proteins:
- a CDS encoding SDR family oxidoreductase; the encoded protein is MSTKTGPAESVVITGAGGYIGRKVVAALSRDRQSVKTIVAADVRAPADKDKLPGVEYVTADIRTPEFRELLKKYSADVVAHLAAVVTPGRKSDREFEYSVDVLGTRNVIAGCLEAGVRRLIYTSSGAAYGYYADNPEWLDEQDTLRGNVEFAYSDHKRQVEEMLATCRQEHPELEQLIFRPGTVLGRTTSNQITALFEKWYVLGLRSAPTPFVFIWDEDVVGAIIKGIHDNKSGIYNMAGDGVLTMKEIATIMGKPYIPIPICVITPALWLLKRLGLTQYGPEQVNFLRYRPVLSNRRLKGEFGYTPRKTTREVFDYYLEARQSGRR
- a CDS encoding SDR family oxidoreductase, with the translated sequence MTSRPGKVGAGRDFRGKIVVITGAAGGMGAAFAHRFGEAGAKLGLLDLSVEGIESLAADLRGRGIENLAVACDVTAAEECQAAITSVIKCFGGIDVLINNAGITHRSAFRDTKLGVFQRVMGVNFFGSLYCTKAALESLIERNGLIIAVSSVAGFSPLYGRSGYAASKHALHGLFDSLRTELSPLGVDVMIVCPGFTATGISASALGGDGEITLHPQSTLGRIARPADVADAVFRAAVSGKRLLVLSAVGRLTRLVNKMFPGLYERLMARSLSSELER